The region GACGCGCCCTACCCACCCTTCACCGCCGTTGAGGACGTGTACCGACCCAACCCGCTGCGAGTCGCGAAAGCGATCCGGCAGGTCATGGACTACTGACCCACTGAGTGAACGCGTATGGGGGCGCCTGCGGCGGTCTGCCCCACCCCCCAGCCCCCTACCCCAGAGGGGCAGGGGGAGTTTTCGCTGCGCTCGGCAGGTATTTCTCTGGCTTAATCAGCGGGGATGGGGCGGGGACGGCCACGTATGGGCTTGCATGCCTCCGGTATCGCTGCGAGCGCCCCGCGCGCTGCGCGCACGACGGGCTCGGCTGCCACGACGCCAGTGGGACAAGCCAACTTGGTGCGGACCAGAAGGTTCTACTTTTTGGGCTTTAGCAGTGGCGGGCTTCTTGCGGCTGTTGCAGCGCACTCGTGCCAACAGCGTGACCTGCGAGACCTTTTCGCCTCAGGGGTGGATCATGAAGGGCGGGGACGATGGAGGGGATGCGTTCCCCTGCCCTGCTGGTGACGGCGGCCCTGCTCGTGGGGGCGGCCGCGTTCGGTGTCACGCGCCTCCAGTCTGGTGCAGAGGCTCAGACGGCTGCGGTCGAGCAACCAGCGGTGCCTGCGCTACCGCCCGCTGCGGAACCCGCACCAGAACCCGTAGGGCCGGACCCTGCGCCGGAACCGGTCACCCCCACTCCAGTCCAGGTGCAGCCGCCCACGCCGGAGGTCACACCTGCGCCTCGGCCGGCCGCGCCTGCCCGGATGCTGCCGGCGCTGGCCAGCGTCACGGGCATCCGGCACGAGTACCAGCGGCTGAACAACTGCGGGCCGGTCACGATCGGCATGGCCCTGAGCCGCTGGGGAGGCGCGCTGAACCAGTACGACATCGCGCCGAAACTCAAGCCGTCGAAGGGGGACGTGAACGTCTCGCCGGAGGAACTTGCGGCGTTCGCGCGGGCGCAGGGCATGGACGTGCACCTGGCGCGCGGCGGGGACCGGGCGCTGCTGCGGTCGCTGCTCGCGTCGGGCTTCCCGGTGATCGTGGAGACGTGGTTCGTTACGCCGGACTCGGGCGGCATGGGGCACTACCGCCTGCTGACCGGCTACGACGACGCCACCGGGCAGTTCAGCGCGCTGGACTCGTACCTGGGGCCGCTGCGGATGAACTACGCGAATTTCGACGAGCTGTGGCGGTCGTTCGGGCGCACGTTCCTGATCGTCACGCCGCCGTCGAAACGGGCGGCCCTGGCGGGCGTGCTGGACTGGCGAGCCGACCGCGCGCAGCAGCAGGCCGAGACGCTGCGGGTCGCCGAGCGCGAGGCGGAACGGCGCAACGATGCGGTGGGCTTCCTGACCCTGGGGCAGGCGCAACTGGACGCGGGGGACGCCCGCGCCGCCGCGCGCACCTTCGACCGGGCGTTCGCCGCGACGCCCGACCGCGCCCTCGACCCGACCCGGCCCGCGTGGGTGCAGGGCGGGCTGCCCTGGCGCGCGCTGTGGTACTCGTTCGGGCCGCTGGAGGCGTACACCCGCACCGGTCAGTACGCGCGGGTGCTCACCCTGACAGGCGCGGTGCTGCGCTCGGTGCCCACGCACGAGGAGTCGCACTACTGGCGCGCGCGGGCCCTGACCGGCCTGGGCCGCACCGCCGAAGCGCAGGCTGCGTACCACGAGGCGCTGCGCCTGCGCCCCGGCTTTGCGGAGGCGCGGCAGGACCTGAACCGGCTGTAGCCGTCAGCCGGGGAAGTTCAGGAGGACGTGTTCGGCACTGAAGCCGGGGCCCATGGCGCTCAGGAGGGCGCGGCCCTGCGGGTGGGCGCGCAGGGTTTCTTGCAGCACGAACAGGACGGTGACGCTGCTCATGTTGCCGTAGTGGCGCAGGACGTGGCGGCTGGCGTCCAGCGCTCCAGCGGGGAGGTTCAGGGCCTCCTCGTAGGCGCTGAGGACTTTCACGCCGCCGGGGTGGACGACGTACGTGCCGACCTGCGTGGGGCACCAACCGTGCGCGCTCAGGGCGGCCTGGACGTTCCCCTGCATCATGCCGCGCACCAGTGTGGGGATGTCGCGGCTGAAGCGGACTTTCAGGCCCTCGTCGACGACGTCCCAGCCCATGATGTCCTCGCTGTCCTCGATGAGGGTGGAGTACGCGCCGCACAGTTCGGCCAGGGGGGCGGGGCCCGGTTCGTCGGGGTGGGTGAGGACGGCGGCGGCGCCCCCGTCGGAGAAGAGAGCGGTGCCGACGAAGTTGCTCTTGGTCTCGTCGCCGTGCACGAGGGTCAGGCTGCACAGTTCCACGGCGACGTACAGCACGCGGCGGTACCCGGCGCGGACGAGGTCGGCGGCGCGGGCCAGTCCGCTGGCGCCTCCGGCGCAGCCCAGGCCCCACACGGGGAGCCGCGCGGCGTGCCGGTTGATCCCCAGATGTTCGATCAGGTCGGCGTCGAGGCTGGGGGCGCTGATGCCGCTGGTGTTCACGACGACCACGGCGTCCACGTCGGCGGGGGTGATCTGCGCGGCGTCCAGCGCCTCCCTGGCCAGTCGGCGGGTCAGGGCGCGGGCTTCCTGCACGAAGACGGCGTTCTTCTCGCCGAAGCCGCGTGGGGTGAGGTACCACTCGAGTGGGCGGGCCAGGGCGCGCGTGTCGATCTGCGCGTTCGTGAAGACGTCCAGCAGCTGTGGGCGGGCCGCCATGCGCGGGAAGAGGGTGCGGGCGGCCTCCTGCACCTGCGTCTGCGGCGTCAGGTGCGGGGGCGTGCCCGTCACGAGGGCGCGCAGGTGGGGGGTCAGGGGCATGCGCCGCATTCTGCGCGCCGGGTGGCGTGGGCGGTCAGGGAAAAGCCACGGTTCAGAATTCAGGAAACGTACATGCCGGGCTCACTGCGTCCTGTTCTGGTGGGGCGGGCGCCCTGGCCGTTACTGCTGCTTCTCCCATTCCTGGCGGCCGACCTCGTCCAGCGCGCGGAAGTCCTCGTCGGTCAGGGTGAGGTGGGCGGCGGCGACGTTCTCTTCGAGGTGCCGGACCTTGCCGGTGCCGGGGATGGGCAGCATGACGGGGCTGCGCCTGAGGACCCAGGCGAGGGCCACCTGGGAGGGCGTGGCGCCCAGTCGCGCGGCGATCTCGGTCAGGACGCTGCCTTCTTTCGCGAGGTTCCCGGCAGCCAGGGGGAACCAGGGGATGAAGCCGATGTGCTCGCGCTCGCAGTAGTCCAGCACGGCCTCGCTCTTGCGGTTGGCGAGGTTGTAGAGGTTCTGCACGGTAGCGACGGGGAACACGTTGCGGGCCGCCTCGATCTCCTCGACGCTGACTTCAGAGAGTCCGGCGTGGCGGATGACGCCCTCGTCCATGAGTTCCTTGATGGCGCCGAACTGCTCGTCGCGCGGGACGTGCGGGTCGATGCGGTGCAGTTGCCACAGGTCGATGCGGTCCACGCCCAGGCGACGGCGGGAGATGTGCGCCTGCTGCTTGAGGTACTCGGGGCGGCCCACGGGAATCCAGACGTTCGGGCCGGTGCGGGTCAGGCCGCCTTTCGTGGCGACCACGACGGCGTCGTAGGGGTGGAGGGCCTCGCGGATGAGTTCCTCGCTGACGGCCGGGCCGTAGCTGTCGGCGGTGTCGATGAAGTTCACGCCCAGTTCCGGCAGGCGGCGCAGGGTGGTCAGGGCGCCCTCGCGGTCGGCGGGGTCGCCCCACACGCCGTCGCCGGTGATGCGCATGGCGCCGAAGCCGAGGCGGGTGACGGTCAGGTCGCCGCCGATCTTGAAGGTGCCGCTCGGGGCGGCGTTGGGGGTGGTGTCGGTCATGGTGTTGCCCTCCAAGGGGGCATTGTGCGCTGCCCGTTGACGGCAGAGCGTGGGCGTTCACTCAAGGTGATCTTCACTCGCGTTCGGGCTGCTCGCAGGTGTCGCGGTACACGAATTGACCCAGGCGTTTGCGGTGGCGGCTGCTCCAGTCGATGCTGGGCCGCGCCTGATCGTGCGGCAGGTACCCCAGGCGGTACACGGCCATGAGTTCCAGGTCGCCGGGCACGCGCAGCAGGTCCTGGATGGCCTGCCAGTGGCGGGGGATCTCCATGGGCGTGCTGACGAACTGGATGCCCATGCCCAGCGCGCCGACGGCGTTCCAGATGTTTTCCATGGCGGCGCCCATGCCGAACACGGAGTAGAAGCCGGACAGTTCACCGGGGCGGTACTCGCCCTTGTCGAGCAGGGCGGCCAGCAGCAGGGGGCTGCCGGCCACGAGTTTGCGGTTGTCCTCCCCGAGTTTTTTCGGCACGCCAAGCTGCCGCATGAGTTTCAGTCCGGCGTCGCTGAACACCTGCCGCGTGAAGGGTTTCAGCGGGCCGGGCAGGTGGTCGATGTGAATACCGTCGCGCCGCTCCTCCATCTCCTGCTGCGTGAAGCGGAAGTAGCGGCGGTAGCGTTCGAAGAACACGCCGCCCTCGATCAGTTCGGTCATGCTCTGACCGGCGATCTGCGCGACCTGCGCGATGGTGTCGGGGTTCTCGATGAGCACGAAGCGCCACGGCTGGCTGTTGAAGTGGCTGGGGGCCGCCTGCGCGACCCGCATCAGCAGGTGCTGGTGCTCGCGGCTGACCGGGTCCGGGCGGAAGGGGCCGTTGGTGGTGCGCCGCGCGAGCATGCCGTCGATCAGATCCATACCCGCAGGCTAGCAGCGCGTGACTCAGGAACTCCAGGCGAGCAGGGCGCCCAGCGCGAATGCGGCGGCGCTCAGCAGGGCGCGCTGCCAGTGATCCGCGCGCCCCGGGCGGGTGCGGGGCATGCTCAGCAGCAGGGCGAGCGCGGGCAGCAGCGCCCACGCGGCCGCCCCGGCCCGCCACGCCAGTTCCAGGCTGAGCAGCGCTCCGGCGCAGGTCAGGAAGAACAGCGCGTGGTGCGGCCAGCGGGCCGCGTCGCGCCGCCAGCCGAGTTGCAGGCTCAGGCCCAGCGCCAGCAGCGCGCTCAGCAGCGCAGCGGTGATCAGCAGGGCCAGGTGATGCGGACTCACGCTGCATGCTCGCACGGCGCGGCCCGGTTCAGCGCGCCGCGTGACAGATGCCCTGCCGGGGCGGGTGTACGTTCAGGGGCATGCGTCCTGCCCATCTGCTGCTGCCCCTGCTGCTCCTGACCGCCTGCAAGCCCGGCGGGGCGGCGCAGGGCGGCGAGGACCTGGTGGCCAGGACCCTGTTCACGGCGACCGGGTCGTTCGACGCGCAGGCGGACTCGCGTGAGCGGATCGGTGGGGGCCTGCGCCGCGCCACCTGGACCGCCCGCCCCCCGCTGGACGCGGCCGGGGTGGTCGTGCAGTACGACAGTGACGCGCGCCCCCTGAGCTGGATGCTGGACATCCGCTCCCCGCACTTCACGGCGCAGGAACTGGCCGGGCCGGGCGCGCAGATGGTCACGACGCCGCAGGGCGAGGCGCTGCACCCCGCCCAGGCGTCCCGGCTGGCGGACACGCTGGTGCTGACCACCGCGCAGGGCCTGCGGGTGATCACGCGCGGGTACGCCACGCAGGAGGACGCCGCGCTGCTGCCCGCCTTCCGCCGCTGAGCGGCACCTGCCCTGGGGGGCTTCAGCGCACGGCGTTGCGGCCGGAGCGTTTGGCGTTGTACATGGCGCTGTCCGCCCGGGCGAACAGGTCGGCGGCACTGTCCTCAGCGCCGCGCAGGGACCCCACGCCGAAACTGGCGGTGATGTCCAGGCCCGCGATGGGCTCGCCGGCCACCTCGGCGCGCAGGCGTTCAGCGACAGCCAGCGCGTCGGTGCGGGCCAGGCCGGGCAGGATCAGCAGGAATTCTTCTCCGCCCCAGCGGCCCACCTGCCCGCCGGAGCCACCCACGCTGCGCCGCAGCCGCTTCCCAAACGAGCGGAGCACGTCGTCACCGGTGCCGTGGCCGTGCACGTCGTTCACGTGCTTGAAGTGGTCAATGTCGGTCACGATGATGCTCAGCGGCGCGCGGTTGTTCAGGGCCTGCTGGATGCTGCGCTGCAGTTCCTCCTCGGTGGCGCTGCGTCCCAGCACCTCGGTCAGGGCGTCCTTGCGGGCGGCCCTGAGGCGCGCGTCGGTGTGCAGGTGCACGCTGAGGTTCTGCTCAATGAAGCGCATGACGGAAAAGGCGATGACGCCCGTGCCGCCCATCACGATCAGGGCCGTGATCCAGTCGGCCACGTTGCTGGGTTCCACCGGGCCGTTCATCAGCAGGCTGACCACGATGGACAGGGCGCACACGACGTTCACGGCGGTGCCCAGTCGCGTGCCGAACACGAGGTAGGACACCAGCACGTTCAGCGTCAGCCACAGGGTCAGGTGCATGGGCATGTCGCCCCACGCGACGGCGCGCGGCACCTCCAGCATGGCGACCAGCAGGTACCCGACGCTGGTCACGGCGTACACGCCCTGCACCGCCTGCGGGCGCAGCAGCGTGGTGGCCGCCGTCAGGAGCGCCACGAAGGCCGCGATGTTCTTCGGGTTGCTCAGGGCCATCAGGCCCTCGCGGGGCGGGTCGACCATGGCGGTCAGGACGGCGTACAGCACGTACGCCACGCTGGCGCTGCACACCACCATGACCCGGTTGCGGCGCAGCAGTTCAGGCAGCGTGAGCGGCCTCAAAGCAGCTTCACTCCGGTGTCAGGCAGCTGGCTCATGTGGTGTCTTGAATTCTGGCATGCCGGGCCCACGCCGTCGACTCCTCGTCAGGGGGGGCGCCGAGCGCAGCGGGACCCCGCGACCAGCACGCTGGCGGCGGGGCCCCGCTGGAGGCCAGTTCAGGCGATCAGTTCGCCGTCTTTGAAGAACAGCGCCAGTTCGCGCGCGGCGCTCTCGCTGCTGTCACTGCCGTGCGTGACGTTCTCGCCGGTGGTGGTGGCGAAGTCCGCGCGGATGCTGCCGGGGGCAGCGTTGGCGGGGTTGGTGGCGCCCATCATGGCGCGCCAGCCGGCGATGGCGTTCTCGCCTTCCAGCGCGATGGCAACCACGGGTCCGCCCGTGATGAAGTCCACCAGCTCACCGAAGAAGGGGCGCTCCTTGTGCTCGCCGTAGTGGGCTTCAGCGGTCTCGCGGGCGATGACCATCTGCTTGAGGCCCACCACGCGGTAGCCCTTGCGCTGGATGCGGGCGAGGATCTCGGGGGTCAGGCCGCGGCGGACGCCGTCGGGTTTGATCATGGCAAAGGTGCGTTCCATAGCGCTCCCGAAGATAGCAGGCTCCCCCTGCCCTGGTGTCACGTCCCCCCCTGGGCGGCCCTCCCGCCCACCTGTCCAGACTTGCAGCAAACCCCGTACAATGGGAAGGTGACCCACGATTCTCCCCCTCGCCCATCCGGCGACGCGGCCCGCATTGCGCTGATCGCCTGCGCGGTTGCCGCCCTGGGCATGCTTCTCTTCCCCCTGGCCACACTGGGCCGGGGATTCAGTGCCGACGCCGTCCTCCTGCACGTCACGGGCAGCGTCATGAACCTCACCTCGAACCAGCAGGCCCCCCTGCCACCCACCGGGACAGTCCTGGGCCTCGCCTGGGCCACGCTGGCCGCCCTGATCGTCACCCTGCTGGGCGCCTGGCAGCGTCAGCGCTGGTTCTGGCTGACGGGCCTGCTGACCTTCGGGCTGGCCACGGCCGCCGTGATCGTACTGGGCGGCGCTCTGGATGACCAGACCAGGCGCGTGCTGGCCGACACCACCCTGCGCCCCGGCGCCAAGCGGCAGCTGGGGAACTTCTACGCCAGTGGCGGCATGAACCTGGGCCTGTTCCTCCCGGCCCTGGCGGGCCTGATCGCGGCCGGCGCGGGCCTCAGCGCCCTGCCGCGCGTGTGGCAGGCGTTCAACCGCATGCGCAGTCTGCTGGTGCCCATCGCCGCGATCGGCCTGGCGGTCCTGGTCGGCGCGATCGTCGTGCTGATCGTGCAGCCCAGCATCAACCAGAGCGGCGCGCCCATGGGCCTGTGGAGCGCGTGGCTGGCGAAATCGGACCTGGTGTACTTCGTGTACTCCACGCTGTTCGCGCCCATCACGTCCCTGAACCCGCTGCTGGACAGCCTGAAGATCGCCACGCCGCTGATCTTCACCGGCCTGAGCGTGGCCTTCGCGTTCCGCACCGGTCTGTTCAACATTGGCGCGCCCGGGCAGCTGACCATGGGCGCCATCGCCGCCATGCTGGTCGGCGTGTACGGCCCGGCCAGCCTGGGCTACGGTCTGCTGGCCCTGAGTGTCCTGGCCGCCGCGGCAGGCGGGGCCCTGTGGGGCGCCATTCCGGGTCTGCTCAAGGCGCGCTTCGGGTCCAGCGAAGTGATCAACACGATCATGCTGAATTACATCGCGTCGTCCGTGCTGGTGTTCCTGATCGGCAGTGATTCCTTCCCGTTCCTGGGCCGCGAGTACCCGCAGCCCCTGAAGGCTGAGGGCTCGAACCCGCAGAGTGAACTGCTGCATAGCGAGGCGCAGCTGCGCCCCCTGCTGGAGGTCCTGAACGTCGGGCAGAACGGCCAGGTGGCCCTGAGCATCGGCCTGCTGGTGGCGCTGATCGCCTTTGTGGTCGTGCGTCTGCTCGTGCGCAAGAACCGCAGCCTGATCGCCTTGGCCGCGGCCGTCGTGCTGGGCGCCCTCACGTGGCGGATCGGGATTCCCGTCACCGTGACCGGCAGCCAGCTGAACGGCGCGTTCCTGATCGCGCTGCTGTGCGCGGCGGGCTTCGGCCTGCTGATGTGGCGCACCGCCGCCGGGTACGCCCTGCGCGCCGTGGGCCTGTCGCCCAAAGCCGCCGAGTACGGCGGGATCAGCGTGGCGAAGAACACCATCCTGGCCATGACCATCGCCGGGATGTTCGCGGGCCTGGCGGGCACGCACTACGTGAACGGTGGGGCGCTTGACGAGTACCGCCTGAAGCAGAACATGCCCGTGAACGTCGGCTTCGACGGCATCGCCGTGGCCCTGATGGGTCAGAGCACCCCAGCAGGCGTCGTGGCGTCCAGCATCCTGTTCGGCACCATCGACACCGGCTCGGTCAGCGTCACCACGAAGCTCGCCAAGGTGAACAGCGACATCGTGACGGTCCTCAAGGCCCTCATCGTGCTGTTCATCGCGGCCGGGGGCTTCCTGAGCCGCCGCCTCACCTCTCCCCCACCGCCCGCGCTGGTCACCGCAGCGGAACGCCACGAGACGCCCGCCGCCGTGGACACCACCACATCCCTCACGCCGCAACCGAACGTGGGTCAGGCCAGTGAGGACATCACCCGGGATGGCAAGAACTGATGGAAGCCCTCATCGCACAGATTTTCACCACGGCGTTCCTCGCCACGTTC is a window of Deinococcus radiotolerans DNA encoding:
- a CDS encoding ABC transporter permease, whose protein sequence is MTHDSPPRPSGDAARIALIACAVAALGMLLFPLATLGRGFSADAVLLHVTGSVMNLTSNQQAPLPPTGTVLGLAWATLAALIVTLLGAWQRQRWFWLTGLLTFGLATAAVIVLGGALDDQTRRVLADTTLRPGAKRQLGNFYASGGMNLGLFLPALAGLIAAGAGLSALPRVWQAFNRMRSLLVPIAAIGLAVLVGAIVVLIVQPSINQSGAPMGLWSAWLAKSDLVYFVYSTLFAPITSLNPLLDSLKIATPLIFTGLSVAFAFRTGLFNIGAPGQLTMGAIAAMLVGVYGPASLGYGLLALSVLAAAAGGALWGAIPGLLKARFGSSEVINTIMLNYIASSVLVFLIGSDSFPFLGREYPQPLKAEGSNPQSELLHSEAQLRPLLEVLNVGQNGQVALSIGLLVALIAFVVVRLLVRKNRSLIALAAAVVLGALTWRIGIPVTVTGSQLNGAFLIALLCAAGFGLLMWRTAAGYALRAVGLSPKAAEYGGISVAKNTILAMTIAGMFAGLAGTHYVNGGALDEYRLKQNMPVNVGFDGIAVALMGQSTPAGVVASSILFGTIDTGSVSVTTKLAKVNSDIVTVLKALIVLFIAAGGFLSRRLTSPPPPALVTAAERHETPAAVDTTTSLTPQPNVGQASEDITRDGKN
- a CDS encoding type III polyketide synthase, with the translated sequence MRRMPLTPHLRALVTGTPPHLTPQTQVQEAARTLFPRMAARPQLLDVFTNAQIDTRALARPLEWYLTPRGFGEKNAVFVQEARALTRRLAREALDAAQITPADVDAVVVVNTSGISAPSLDADLIEHLGINRHAARLPVWGLGCAGGASGLARAADLVRAGYRRVLYVAVELCSLTLVHGDETKSNFVGTALFSDGGAAAVLTHPDEPGPAPLAELCGAYSTLIEDSEDIMGWDVVDEGLKVRFSRDIPTLVRGMMQGNVQAALSAHGWCPTQVGTYVVHPGGVKVLSAYEEALNLPAGALDASRHVLRHYGNMSSVTVLFVLQETLRAHPQGRALLSAMGPGFSAEHVLLNFPG
- the ndk gene encoding nucleoside-diphosphate kinase, translating into MERTFAMIKPDGVRRGLTPEILARIQRKGYRVVGLKQMVIARETAEAHYGEHKERPFFGELVDFITGGPVVAIALEGENAIAGWRAMMGATNPANAAPGSIRADFATTTGENVTHGSDSSESAARELALFFKDGELIA
- a CDS encoding nitroreductase family protein, giving the protein MDLIDGMLARRTTNGPFRPDPVSREHQHLLMRVAQAAPSHFNSQPWRFVLIENPDTIAQVAQIAGQSMTELIEGGVFFERYRRYFRFTQQEMEERRDGIHIDHLPGPLKPFTRQVFSDAGLKLMRQLGVPKKLGEDNRKLVAGSPLLLAALLDKGEYRPGELSGFYSVFGMGAAMENIWNAVGALGMGIQFVSTPMEIPRHWQAIQDLLRVPGDLELMAVYRLGYLPHDQARPSIDWSSRHRKRLGQFVYRDTCEQPERE
- a CDS encoding GGDEF domain-containing protein, with the protein product MRPLTLPELLRRNRVMVVCSASVAYVLYAVLTAMVDPPREGLMALSNPKNIAAFVALLTAATTLLRPQAVQGVYAVTSVGYLLVAMLEVPRAVAWGDMPMHLTLWLTLNVLVSYLVFGTRLGTAVNVVCALSIVVSLLMNGPVEPSNVADWITALIVMGGTGVIAFSVMRFIEQNLSVHLHTDARLRAARKDALTEVLGRSATEEELQRSIQQALNNRAPLSIIVTDIDHFKHVNDVHGHGTGDDVLRSFGKRLRRSVGGSGGQVGRWGGEEFLLILPGLARTDALAVAERLRAEVAGEPIAGLDITASFGVGSLRGAEDSAADLFARADSAMYNAKRSGRNAVR
- a CDS encoding aldo/keto reductase, with protein sequence MTDTTPNAAPSGTFKIGGDLTVTRLGFGAMRITGDGVWGDPADREGALTTLRRLPELGVNFIDTADSYGPAVSEELIREALHPYDAVVVATKGGLTRTGPNVWIPVGRPEYLKQQAHISRRRLGVDRIDLWQLHRIDPHVPRDEQFGAIKELMDEGVIRHAGLSEVSVEEIEAARNVFPVATVQNLYNLANRKSEAVLDYCEREHIGFIPWFPLAAGNLAKEGSVLTEIAARLGATPSQVALAWVLRRSPVMLPIPGTGKVRHLEENVAAAHLTLTDEDFRALDEVGRQEWEKQQ
- a CDS encoding C39 family peptidase is translated as MRSPALLVTAALLVGAAAFGVTRLQSGAEAQTAAVEQPAVPALPPAAEPAPEPVGPDPAPEPVTPTPVQVQPPTPEVTPAPRPAAPARMLPALASVTGIRHEYQRLNNCGPVTIGMALSRWGGALNQYDIAPKLKPSKGDVNVSPEELAAFARAQGMDVHLARGGDRALLRSLLASGFPVIVETWFVTPDSGGMGHYRLLTGYDDATGQFSALDSYLGPLRMNYANFDELWRSFGRTFLIVTPPSKRAALAGVLDWRADRAQQQAETLRVAEREAERRNDAVGFLTLGQAQLDAGDARAAARTFDRAFAATPDRALDPTRPAWVQGGLPWRALWYSFGPLEAYTRTGQYARVLTLTGAVLRSVPTHEESHYWRARALTGLGRTAEAQAAYHEALRLRPGFAEARQDLNRL